In Silene latifolia isolate original U9 population chromosome X, ASM4854445v1, whole genome shotgun sequence, the following proteins share a genomic window:
- the LOC141623828 gene encoding protein DROOPING LEAF-like, which produces MNTMEEKVNMELASPPEHLCYVRCNFCNTVLAVVIPCKRLLETVTVKCGHCGNVSFLSTRPPLQGQCLDHQITLQGYNFMEKPAGTTTTTTTTTADNDVHKRGQASSSSSSASTEPVSPRPFVVKPPEKKHRLPSAYNRFMKEEIQRIKAANPEIPHREAFSAAAKNWARFLPNNPSAGSLAERCNHH; this is translated from the exons ATGAATACCATGGAAGAGAAAGTGAACATGGAGCTTGCTTCACCTCCTGAGCATCTTTGCTATGTTCGTTGTAACTTTTGCAACACTGTTCTTGCG GTTGTGATACCATGCAAGAGGTTACTAGAGACGGTTACAGTCAAGTGTGGACACTGTGGGAATGTCTCATTTTTGAGCACTAGGCCTCCTTTGCAAGGCCAATGTCTTGATCATCAAATCACCCTTCAG GGATACAATTTCATGGAGAAGCCAGCAGGGACGACTACTACGACTACTACTACTACTGCTGATAATGATGTTCACAAAAGAGGACAGGcttcatcttcatcctcatcTGCCTCTACTGAACCTGTTTCTCCAAGGCCTTTTGTTGTCAAAC CTCCTGAGAAGAAGCATAGGCTTCCTTCGGCTTACAATAGGTTCATGAA GGAGGAGATACAGCGCATTAAAGCAGCAAACCCTGAAATACCACACCGAGAGGCTTTTAGTGCTGCAGCCAAAAAT TGGGCGAGGTTCCTTCCAAATAACCCATCAGCTGGGTCACTTGCAGAGAGATGCAACCACCACTGA